The following nucleotide sequence is from Mesobacillus jeotgali.
TAACGAATTTCCCATTATGGGCTTCACTAGCTGCGATTTTTTTCGCGCAGTTCGTAAAGGTCCCGATTCAATATATTGCGACGAGAAGAATCGATTGGTCGCTTTTGACAAGTACAGGCGGAATGCCAAGTTCCCACTCTGCAGCGGTTACAGCACTGGCTACAGGTGTGGCGCTTGAAACCGGGCTGGATTCAGCCGTTTTCGCGGTTGCCGCCGTTTTTGCGATTATCACGATGTTTGATGCATCAGGTGTCCGCAGGCAGGCGGGGGAGCAGGCCATCGTCCTGAACCAGCTCGTGGCTGATTTTGGCCGGTTCGCCCAGGAAGCAAAAGGCTGGCAAGATAAGCCTGAAAAGGAGAAACAGAAGGAACTGAAAGAATTGCTCGGCCACAAGCCAATTGAGGTTTTTTTCGGTGGGCTGACAGGTGTAGTATTGACATTGCTTCTTCACTATCTTCTTTAAGGCTCGAGTGAATTAGATTAAAAGCAGGTGAATTAATTGAGA
It contains:
- a CDS encoding divergent PAP2 family protein, which gives rise to MELLTNFPLWASLAAIFFAQFVKVPIQYIATRRIDWSLLTSTGGMPSSHSAAVTALATGVALETGLDSAVFAVAAVFAIITMFDASGVRRQAGEQAIVLNQLVADFGRFAQEAKGWQDKPEKEKQKELKELLGHKPIEVFFGGLTGVVLTLLLHYLL